The stretch of DNA CTGGCCAATACGTGTTGCGCTGTCAGGAAAGGAGTCTACTCCCGGCGGCGGCATCGAACTGGCGGATCTGTTAGGAAAAGAAGAAAGTATAAAAAGAATAAAGAAGGGTATAGAATTACTGGAAATTAAGTAATATATATTTACTGATAATGATTTTACATGGCAGATAAAGTAAATAGATTCACGGTTCACAGTAAAAGCTATTAAATCGTTTACTACTGTGAACTGTGAACCGTGAACTATATAGAATTAACAACTTAGAATTGATAATTATAAAAATTATCGTTCAAACAGTGCGCCTGCTGCTCTTACACTGCGCCAAGAAGTTCTAATATCTCTTCACAATGCGGGTTCAACAATTGTGCACCTTTGCCCGCAGTTTTTGGATACGACTATTTTTTGTTTATTCTGGCTTATATGAACTCTTTAACGATACAATTCGATTAAATACCAGCTTATCTCCGGCAGTATCTTTTGTATCTATACAAAAATATCCTTGTCTTACAAACTGGAACCTGCTTCCCGGTTTAAACTCGGCTAAAGCCGGCTCTACATAACTTTCTAATATTTCTAAGGATTTAGGATTCAAATTCATCCCGTCCATGGCGATACTGTCCACTTCTCCAGCCTGGTCTTCTTCCAGGAAGAGATGGTCATACAGTCTTACTTCCGCCTTAACAGCATGGGCAGCAGAAACCCAGTGCAGTGTACCTTTAACCTTCCTTTCAGTAAAGCCGCTTCCGCTTTTTGTCTGAGGATCATAGGTACAGTGAAGCTCAATGATCTCCCCTGTTTTTTCATCTTTTATAACTTCTTGGCATTTAATAAAATATGCATTCTTCAATCGCACCTCATTGCCCGGTGACAGGCGGAAAAACTTTTTGGGAGGGTTTTCCATAAAATCATCCTGTTCAATGTAAATTACCCGTGAAAATGGAACCTTTCTGTACCCCATTTCAGGATTTTCCTGGTTATTTTCCACTTCCAGGTATTCCACCTGACCTTCAGGATAATTTGTAATAACAACTTTTAGTGGCCTTAGTACTGCCATCATACGGGGTTCTTTCAGCTTTAAATCCTCTCTGATGCAATGTTCCAGCAAGGCAATGTCTACTGTACTTATCCTTTTTGCTACGCCTATGCGTTCACAAAAATCCCTGATGGCTTCCGGCGTATAACCACGCCTTCTCAAACCGGAGATAGTCGGCATCCGAGGGTCATCCCAACCATCTACATAGCCCTCTTCCACCAGCTTTCTCAATTTTCTTTTGCTCATCACGGTATTGGTAAGTTCCAACCTTGCAAATTCAATCTGTTTTGGAGGGTTAGGAAATCCCAGTTCCTTCAAAACCCAATCATATAACGGACGGTGGTCCTCAAATTCCAAGGTACAAATGGAATGAGTAATACCTTCTAT from Petroclostridium xylanilyticum encodes:
- a CDS encoding glutamine--tRNA ligase/YqeY domain fusion protein, translated to MGNNNVENEINNSSLPTNFIHNIIDKDLEEGTYGNRVHTRFPPEPNGYLHIGHAKSICLNFGTAKKYNGLCNLRFDDTNPVKEDIEYIESIQRDVKWLGFDWEDRMYYASDYFEKLYDYAIELIKKGKAYVCDLSPDEIREYRGTLTEPGKESPYRNRSVEENLDLFKRMRDGEFPDGARVLRAKIDMASPNLNMRDPVLYRISHATHHRTGDQWCIYPMYDYAHPISDAIEGITHSICTLEFEDHRPLYDWVLKELGFPNPPKQIEFARLELTNTVMSKRKLRKLVEEGYVDGWDDPRMPTISGLRRRGYTPEAIRDFCERIGVAKRISTVDIALLEHCIREDLKLKEPRMMAVLRPLKVVITNYPEGQVEYLEVENNQENPEMGYRKVPFSRVIYIEQDDFMENPPKKFFRLSPGNEVRLKNAYFIKCQEVIKDEKTGEIIELHCTYDPQTKSGSGFTERKVKGTLHWVSAAHAVKAEVRLYDHLFLEEDQAGEVDSIAMDGMNLNPKSLEILESYVEPALAEFKPGSRFQFVRQGYFCIDTKDTAGDKLVFNRIVSLKSSYKPE